The segment atagtttgcagagctgggacgagtgacggctggaaggacttcctttcttgttggtttgtggccctcctctcctgggagaacagcgacctctagtggcttgtgctgcgcagcagCGCACATAcaaggtttctgcttcctgcctggctgctagggagtttatctccgctgctgctgtgggcgtggcctggcttgggcagctactccaaagtggtggagtcacgttggagcaggagcggctgggaggctatctatgtaaggggcctccctgctccctgcagcccaggggttagggtgcccagagatccccggactccctacctctggattaagtgtcccgccctgcccctttaagactttcaaaaagcacctgccaaaacaaaacaacgaccaccaaaaaaaaaaaaaaaaaaaaaattttaattaaaaaaaaaaaaggtgggcgctcgtttttctttattctaaggTGCcaacctcaggcctctgctcaccggtcttgctgccctgtttccctagtattggggtccctatccctttaagacttccaaaaagcgctcgccaaaacaaaagagcaaaaaagcaaaaaaaaaaaaaaaatggtcgcgcacttttcttatgtcctccggcacccggcctccagtgcccgctcactgttattgctgccctgttttcctagtatccagggccctgcactctggcccggatggctggggctgggtgttcagcagtcctgggctccgtctccctcccgctctgcctgctcttctcccgccgggagctggggggaggggcgctcggctcccgcggggccggggcttgtatcttacccccttcgcgaggcgctggggtctcgcaggtgtggatgtggtctggatattgtcctgtgtcctctggtctttattctaggaagggttgtctttgttatattttcatagatatatgttgttttgggaggagatttccgctgctctactcacgccgccatcttccgcccctccttatTAACAGAATCTTTAGCAGAACAAAGGATTTCAGTCTTGATGAGGTccaatttttcagtttttccttttatggatcgTGCTTTTCACGTCTGGTCTGTGAACTTTTTGCCTAGCTCCAGGTCCTAAGGATTTTCCTAAAAGTTTTAGTTTTACGTATAAGCCCATGGTCCATTTCAAGTAAACTTTTATACAGGGTGTGAGACTTGGATGCCCATTTGCTCTAGTGCCTTCTGTGGACAAGGCTGTCCTTCCTTCCTTGAGTCGCATCCCTGCCGTTGTCAGCCACAGTGGGCACCTCTGTATGGGCCTCTCTGGGTTTTCCACCTGCTGTGATCTGCTTGTCTATCTCTAGTCAGTACCACACTGTCCTGATGGCTAAATCAGTTACACTGATTtctcacattttcttcttttttatgatgtctattttaaaatctttctcaGTTGATTCTGACATCTCTGGGTTGGCATctgttgtcttttttcttttggtttgaggtcTTCTTGGCTTTCGGTATGATGAGTGCTTTTTTTTACTGAAACCTGGACCTTAAATAAGGACCTCACTCAAACCTTCTGCTTTAGCTGACTTTCTCTCTCACTGCTCTCTCTGTTAGGGCAGGGGATCCACTTCATTAGTTTAGGTGGGGTGTAAGTGCAGGTTCCCGTCAGGCCCACAGGACAACTCCCAGGCCCCTGCTTCCTTATAGTTCCCACCGACTCTGGCTGGTTGGGGACAAAAGTCCTGACGCTCCACTGGGCCTCCTCTGACACGCTCAGCAGGGAGAAGATGGCACCTTGGTACAGGGGAAGGGCCTGTACAGGGTGCAGCCCGGTGGGAATGAGCTTTGAGGCCCCTGCGGCCTTGCTGGGGGAAGGGTGGGGCATGGATGGAGCAGGGCCGTTGCCTCTCTCAGGTTCCTGTCCTGCGGGCAGGCCCAGGGGCTCACCGCGGTGCCGCTCCTGGTTCCCAGCTCTTCTGCTTTCTCCCCTCTGCCCTCAGGGCCCTCTGATGTTTGTTCTGTAATGTCCAAGGCTTTCGATAGTGCTgagcaggaggagaggggagagggcatCTCTGCCGTCTTCCACAGCCAAGTCCGTCTGCCTACTTTAAAACTGGTGCTCTGCTTCTGAGAACACAGTGCTGTGGGCAGGTCTATGCAATTTCCAGAATGGATAGTTTGGGTTGCTCAGAAGTGCTGTGTGACTGTCCTGCTTACACACCTCTGTGCTTTCCCAGGCTCATGGTGTGCTCCTGCGGCCTCCGCTTAGGCACCGTGCAGCCCTCTTCTCACCTGACCCGCCAGCCGAGAGGGTTTGCATCTTACCTCCCTTTCTAGACCTCAAGGAAATGTTAAAACATCTATACATATGCAGAACGTAACCCCGTGCCCATCAGCCAGTATCAGCCATCCCCAGCCATGGCCTCTCAGTTTCATCCACACACCTCCTTCATTCTCTCACCATGCCAGATTGTTTTATAGTAAAAGTCCCAGGTATCATTTCATCTATGACTACTGCAGTATATACCACTAAAAGATAAGTTTCCACACCTAACATGAGAAACAGTAAGTCCTTAATATACTCAGCTATCCGGGCATATTTACAGTATTTATAGGGCAAACTTCTCAATTACAGACTTCATCTGATTCATTCAGCTTCTTGTAGTGTCCATCACTGTGCTGTGCACATAATAGATTTTCAGAAACTATACCTTGAAGtaattaattaatataaaataatactttaaaaactaTTGAGCACTTTCTTGATTAAAGAGTCTAAATAGAAACTCATTTAACTTTTAGCAACAATGTTCCAGACATACAATGAGATTCAACACTATTAATGAATGATTGTCATGAAAACTATATTTTAGATATGtggtatgatatatatatatgagatatatGCATGCTGTAGCACATTTTAGTCACCATTTTCCTAAAAGCAATGCATTTGCCTTCTAGTGAGTTAGAGTATAAATTGTATTCATATACAGAGAACATGGGGCTGCTAAATTTTGCAAATCTCCTTTTTCCCCAGTGGCACTTTGATGAGATCCTTTATTATAGGTTATATGTTAGTGCAGTATTGCCAAAGTATAGTATAGCCAAAATGTTTAGGAAGAGGAAACGTTTAACTTTGTTAACAACTAGATAATTGGGGTTCTTGTTCTTTGAGGATTTCCTGAGGTTTCTCCTGCCAACAGAAATCATAAGTTACACATGGTCAAGAAATTAGATCATATTCTAATACTTGCATGCATTGTAGTTGCATCCATATGAGACACTCCTCAAGATGGAGGGGAGGAGTCAAGTGGAGCACCAGGTGGCCCATGCTCTGTGCCTTTATTAATGACCCAGGCCACCTGCCAGAGCGCAGGTCCAGGGCACATGGATGGAGCCCACTGTGGGTTCCACCACTGTCTGTGGTGCTGTGGTGCATCTCGTCCCTCCATGGGAGAGGCTTGCTAAGATGTCCCGTCACCTCTTTCTCCCTGGTCACAGCTGCCCAGGGCCCCCAGCCCTGGGAGCCAGGGCCGCCTCTGCCCTCCCAGGCACCTCCCTAAGCGGAGTCCTGTCCTGTTGGGATCACCGGTGCCTGGAACAAGCCACAGTTGGGAGCATGGAACCACGTCCCCATGGCAGGTCTGTCCTCGCTTCCTGGTCTTTGCCTCAGTTTGCAGTAGCGCTGTCGACACTTCCAGAGCACACGGGCCTCATATCACCCACCACAGAGCACTGAGttttcttcttgctgtttttCAGATAGAGACAGTCTCCACCAATCAAGACACCCTCCAAAGTGCTTTGCCATGGATGTAGAAGATGAAGAAAACATGAGTAAGATTCGGGACTGTCATGTAGTATCAAGCAGTTAATTTTCCATGGAAAGCTGAGTGtttttgtaaatttatttaaTGAAGCAAATTAGGGAAACGTGATTGTTCCTCTGATCTGGGCTATTAACAGTGGCATGTTCTTAATTTTTGATATACTCTGTGCAGTGGGTGTCAGTATTTACTGTGGGCGTTTGCCATCCAGCCGTAATCTAGACTTCTCAGTCCTTGTCTTGGTCCTGGGCCGTCACGCATATACCAGGAAGGGAACCTCAGCCTCCAGATGCTCGTGTATGAAGCTGCATGGCTCCCTGCCAAGTCCCTGCCATTCTCATAGGAATGGTCCACATTTCCATGCACATAAACCTCTGAAATCGATTTAAATACCTGGGCAGTACATCAATTTTTCCCTTCAAATACAGCGAATTCTCCCAGCTCACATGAGTCCACTGATTGTAAGTTCCCAAAGACTCCAGTGATCCCCAGAGCTGGTGTGAACGGAGCTCAGTTTTGGGCCCCTTCACTTTTCCACcactccaggcagaggggacagacaGCCTCGAATATGCCAGCTTTCCTCACTCAGCGTTTTTCTCTATGAAAAGCTTGGTGAATATGCTTctctcttctgttttattttaaatcccAGATAGCAGTGCATTTAAGTGAGATTTAGATCCTCCCGCAGCAATGGGAGCTTTTAGTAGGCAAATTATAACAAGATGCGGTTTTTCTGATATGCGCATGTGTGTCCACTCTCGTCCATGCCCAGTTCCCAAGGAAGAGCATGCTGGTCTAAATGACCAGTGACATCTTACTGAAAGGGGTCCCTGCTGACTAGGACGCAGTTCAGCCCATTTCCCGTGACTTCACCCAAAACTGACCAACGGGGCCTTGGCACTGCACTCATCAGCCCGTGATCCAGAAGTCACCTGGCAGACACTTCTGCCTGGCTGGCTACCCCTCGGGTTTTGTTGTGGATAACATGGCGTGGGCTGGTCTTTATTGCACAGACCACACACTAGTGTCCTCTGGTGGAAGCCAGTCCTTGTGAGGTGCAGTCACGAGCAAACAGGACCAGCTACCATGCAGAGCCCTTGGGGATGGACTCTCCCTCCTCCTGCCGGCGAGTGCCAGGCCTCTGGCTGCCTGGTGGGGCTTTCCTTGGGGTGGTGTCCCCCCTGGAGCTGGCCCCTGAGGCCCTCTGAGAGCCCAGCCTCCCGTCCTGCCCATTCACTGTTCCACATGATGAGTGTGTGTGCCGATGTCCCCTGGGCCTCCTTTTCGTCAGGACTGTGGGCCATCGTCCATGGTGGCCGTCCTCTGGTTCAGGGGAATGGTGATGGTGTGTAGATTATGTAACTGTCCCAGACTGCTCCTTGGTAACTTACCAAGATAAAGAATCCTTTTGAATGATTTTTCtagaaagataagctactggttCTAGTGCTGAAACTTTGAAATGCCagtcctgtgttttctgttgttttgaaaGCAACCAACATTTTTATCATGATTAATATTCACATTTATGAAATAAAGTAGCATGATATGTAAAGAGAGCATCTATTTGAGAAGAGTTGTAATAGTGGGATGCCTtcccaattttaatattttattttccttaacctATTAGCATTTTTAATAAGATGGAATATAAGCAGTAGTTCAGTGCCTCTGAAGCAAATAAGAACCTAGAATTTATGTGAACTCTGTTAGAGAAAGtgtatttttcttataatttccaGATTATTTGTCAATCCAATACTGATTATGTTTACCTTAAAGGAATGCATTTGTTTGTTTCAGAGGGTGTTTGATCAAATGCATGTCAGAATGTGTTCATACTGATCTGGTCTCCGCCCTGATGATCGTGTGGCAGCAGCATCAGGATGTGAGCAGCCATGTGCTCGATAATATTCTCGCTCGTTTGTTGACCTCAACTCTGTCTGCTCTGCTCTTTTGAATCTTTGTTTCCTTCGAGCACCGAAAGGAGTAACCTATCGAGCTTTTGCTGGAGGAtgttataaatgaaaatttagtATCCATTCCGTCAGCTTTGTCAACTGGGaaaagtggtgtgtgtgtcacTATGTGGGAGAAATGAGTCTGCAGGGAAAGGCCATCCGTCTCCGCATCTCTGCCACGGAGCCCAGCCCACTCACCCATGGGTGTGTTTAGACCAGGGTCACTCCTTCCTTCTCGGCGGAGTGATGACGGCCCTGGAAATCTGAGAACTTTAACTGCAGGAATGGCAGCCAGCCGCCTAGACTTCCTGTCACGTTAAGCACCCCCATGGGTAGAGCTAGTGAACATTTTCCCAATTCCATCACTTACTTCACATACGAGAATCTACTTTTACATCATGTGGTAGAAATAGAGCCTTGAACCACCACATTGGGGTGCTTGTAAATTGGTTTACAATTGTAAATAATATTTTGGTTACTTAAAAGACTTCCTGTGGGTTTCCCGAAGCTAGCCGTAGGTCTTTGAATACAGCCCTGCCGGCAGTGTCCTGAAGCTCTGTATGACCATGAGGCCTGTGGCCACGAGAACTAACCAGGAAAACAAGGGATcgcttcttattttttaaaaatcttgatagACTTAAAGGCAAGACTGAACACTTTTTAATTACCCTTTTTGAAATTAAGATCCTATTTTGTCATGACCTTTAGAGTTCTAAAAATATTAACTGTGTATACAAACTGCCCTTAAAAGGTAGGATAACCAAATTATTCCATAAATCcaggaaatatttgttttttaaagaagatgAAATTTCCAGCTCTGGTTGGGAAGCTATAGCCTGCCTGCAGCTTCAGTTCATACCTGTCCTTCTGTGCCTTTTCACTCTGGCAGGGAATATGCTAAGGATTCAGAGGAAAATCAATCCCATGTacaatgaaaaaatttttaatgagcaTTAGAAATGAAGCTGTATCCTTCAAAAGTAATTTCTGAAAGGCCAGAATACTTTCTGTAATTACATAAGCAGTTTTCTAAGATTGATTAATGAACTAAATCAAATAAGTGCACATATCGATTGAGTATTTTAAACCTGGAACACTAATTAACTTGTGAATGCATGTTTTAAGTCCGGTTACCTCTTCCGGGAGATGCTGCAGGTTAAAGCCCAGCATGAGGacagcaggagggcaggcagggaaCGACTTGCCGGAACGCGGCAGACACCTGCCGGTGCTGTACTAGACTTGCTGATGTGAGGTCTTTCTGGATTGATTTGCCATCTCACATCTGGACAAGCTTAAGTAAGCATCTCCAGATGCTTCAGAATATTCtcatagaaaaaattattttaaaaactcaccttTTAATGCAAAAGCAGTTGGTAACACCAGATAGAAATGGTATGAGCCATAACTTAGCAAAATGTCAAATGACTCATTTCAGTTTAGGTGGACAGTGCTTTGGTTAAACATGTAGTTCACGCAAACAGCAAGGAATAAAATGTATAACACACATCACTTAACCAGTTACAAAGAGCGATAAAGGAATCTATAAATTTTGCATTTACAAGGTCCTGCAACGAAGGCGTTGTAAGTTACTCTTTCTGGGCACCGCAGGTCCGAGCAGCACAGATGTTaaggacagctgccatcaggacaGCGCGTCCACCGAGGACGGCAGTGCTCTGCGGCCTGGAGAGGGCGGCCCGCTCCCcaatgggggtggagggggcgCCAGCAGGAAGCGGCCCCTGGACGAGGGCAGCAATGGCCACGTCAGGTTCCGcctgaagaagaggaggagggcgCCAGGGCCCGCGCTGCCCAAGAATGCCTTGATGCAGCTGAACGAGATCAAGCCCGGCCTCCAGTACACGCTGCTGTCCCAGACGGGGCCCGTGCATGCGCCCCTGTTCGTCATGTCTGTCGAAGTGAATGGGCAAGTCTTTGAGGGTTCGGGCCCCACAAAGAAAAAGGCCAAGCTACATGCTGCTGAGAAGGCTCTGCGGTCTTTTGTCCAGTTCCCCAATGCCTCTGAGGCCCACCTGGCCATGGGGAGGACCCTGTCCACCCACACAGACTTCACATCTGACCAGGCTGATTTCCCCGACACGCTCTTCAACGGCTTCGAGACCCCGAACAGGTCGGAGGTGCCCTTCTACCTGGGTGCCAACGGCGACGACTCCTTCAGCTCCAGCGGGGACCTCAGCTTGTCGGCGTCCCCAGTGCCTGCGTGCCTAGTCCAGCCGCCCCTGCCCGTGCCCCCGCCATTCCCACCCCCGAGTGGAAAGAACCCTGTGATGATCCTGAATGAGCTGCGCCCGGGGCTGAAGTACGACTTCCTCTCGGAGAGCGGGGAGAGCCACGCCAAGAGCTTCGTCATGTCTGTGGTCGTGGACGGCCAGTTCTTCGAGGGCTCGGGAAGGAACAAAAAGCTCGCCAAGGCCCGAGCCGCTCAGTCTGCCCTGGCGACCATTTTCAATTTGCACTTGGATCAAACTCCGTCGCGCCAGCCCATCCCCAGCGAGGGCCTGCAGCTGCACTTACCACAGGTGAGGAAGGCTCTGCCGCCATGGTGGCCTGTCCCCGTGATGCTTCGGGCAGGACGGGGCCCCCCTTGCAGCATCACTCTGTCCCCACGCGAACAGTCATGGTGAGTCCAGCTCCCGGCAGCCTTTCATCACTTGCACCAGGCATGTGGTCCCTGGGACGCCCTCCAAGGCCATTGGCCATTGCATGGGGTGGGACACGGGAGCCCCGCCCCCCAGGGGGATGCCAGCACTCGCCAGACAGACCCCACTCCACACGGTGGTCTGCCAGGCCATTCCCGTGCTGCTCACCCCTGCGGGGACCCCATCTGTAGCGGTCTTTgacagaggagaggggagggtgggCTGAAGCTCCGGAGCCTTGCCCCAGCATAGTGTCTCATCTGGGAATCTCAAGTACAAGATTCATTGTCTGCGGAGCCCCGAGTACAGCCTTGCCGGCCGGCCCAGTCATCAGCTAGAAGCCAGGCCTAGGTCGGGGGTcagggcctggggctggctgGCAGCTACCCCGAGGCTGCAGCCCACATGGGCAGTGAGCCGCGGCAGTCGCGAGGCTGGCTGGAGGCTGGGCGGTGGGCCCTCTGGAGCACTCGGCTCCCACTGGGCACCGCGGTCCCCCACCTGGTCCCTCCTGCTTGGCCTTGCCTTTGGTCTCAGACTGCACCACCCTCCAGATAAAGCTGGGATGAAGGAGGGTGCAGGAGAGGGGAGGGTGAAAGAGAAAAGCACAGCGAGTCGCTGACTCCTgaccctgcacctgctcctggCCGCCTGCAGAAATTGCTCTTTTAGGGAGAAAATCTGACCTTCTCTATTTGGTGACACTTGTCAGAATGCCATTGAATTTGACAATAAAACATTTATTGGTTTGATCAGAGAAAGTGGATCCCGAATTGGCCAATAGGATAGCTTGTGTCCTCGCAGGAGAGTCCAAGATTGTCCCATTTCTTGCTTGCCTTTGAGGACAATTAGAGTAATGCTATACCATGTCACCTGAGATGACCACGAATTCTTATTTGTAAAAgcagaaaatttattttattttgcttgaaGTAATCCCATACAGCATCAGTATGAAGTAACACATTCAAAGtatcttgatttttttatgaaTGAAATGTTTCCTATAGTAAGCTCTTGTCAACATTATTCATAAGAACTGTTATATATTATAATTGTACAAATTAGTGGCACAAGTTCCTAGgtgcttttttattttcagatttacTGTTCACTAAAAACTGTCAGCCCGAGTTGAAAGGTGTCTGATGCAAGCCGTCTTCCCTTAACGTCAGCAGAGTTGCATGTGAAGTGGGTGGAATCATGTGGATGCTGTGATCCCCGATGCTGGGCTCTGCAGTGGAGATGGGACCTGCAGCGGGCAGGGAGGTGGCTGGCGGTCCCATGTGCGTGGGTGCCTGTGTGGGCCTGCAGCCCACTCCCCGGGCCTGGCTCTGGGACCCATGTGGGGCGGCCACTGGGTCCCTTGCTTGGGGGTCATGTGGAGCTTCGCAGGGAGGGGCATCTGCTGACTCGAGCCTGAGAGGAAGGGTGGAGGTGGGCAGGGGCTCTCTCAGCCCCCCCGGATGCCCCTTGCCTCGAGTTCTGCAGGCACTGAGCCGTAGTTCCTGGGCATCTGTGGCCCGGGTCCGCAAGGCCTGAGGCAGTGGGGCTGTGTGCCCTCTGTCTGCTCACAGGTAGCTCAGAATGTCACCATGTTTTCCTTAGGACCAGGGGGTGGCCTTCGCAGTCAGTCCTTGTGGCCTTACTTCCAGGCTCCCCTGTCTTTCCACGGAAAATGTCTGAATGTTCATTCTGGAGTGGATGAAGCCCTTACCGTttccctggagcagccactgAAGGACTCGGTCAGCCATCCTGCTCTTGGTGAATTTTGCCCTCACAGCATTCACAGTGGCACATGAGGCTTAAAAATCAGAAAGCCGACCACATGTGTGACAAGTGCACAGCGCTCTGTCAGTGGTGAATTCTGTGCAAGTGGCACAGCCCAGCTTCCAGCTGGAGCCTCTCCGCTCCTGGGTGTTGCTGCAGGCGAGTGGTTCTCTCTGGGGCCGTGGAGGGGCCAGTTTGACTTTGAAGAGCATGTTACGCTTGTCACTATCTGCTCCCGAGGCTTAGAGGGAGAGAGGATGAGAGAGCGGCTTCTTTAAGGGGTGTGGGACCCTCCGCGTGCTGACACGCCTGCACCCAGCGGGTGAGGGACCCCACACGTGCCTGACTGCCTTCGAGCATCTCTGAACTCTGGCCCCACGTTCCTGCTTTTCTCAAAATTTGGAGGTTTGCCTAATCTTGTGAGAGGGAAACCTCTGTTCCCTCCACTTATCCTTCAGCCCCTTGCTGCTTTTCTTCCACATCATTGGAATGTGCTGTCCTTCATCTTTGGTGCTGTCATGTGGGGTCCAGCGCCTGCTTCTGTCTGTGCCCAAGCGTGGCGCTGATGCCCTTGCCCCTTCCCAGCCGCCCCGTCTGCGCCCATGCCTCCTGTCTCCAGTGCCATCTCCTGGGGCTCATAGGTGCTTGCTGAGCAGTGACAAGAGGAAAAACATCCTGACAGCTGTATTTTTTCCAGACAAGTCATCGTTTAGGATGAATGGCTTTTCTATTCATTTTGAGAGTGCTTTATTATGGGCCAAGCTAGGGACACTAGATTTGGCCATTTGATTGTCAGGACAAATGTAGATTGGTGAGATGTGTGTCCAGCGTGGCCCTTTACCCACCTCTCACAAGGCATCATCTCCCATAACACTGGGTCTTTAGACCCAAGACAAACCACAAGCCTTTGAAAACAAGGCCACGTCTGAAATCTGACAGGTGCGTCTGCTTCTGAGAGGCACCCCCTTAGCACAGGGTCACATGATCAGGAAGTACTTAGATCAAAGGGTTCCAAGTGTCTCACTGAACACCTTCCCCTTCAAAGTGTGGCGCTCAGTGCACTGTGATGTCTTGTGCTCTATGTGACCAGTGCCCTTACGAGCTCCGATCTGCAGTGGTTCCAAGACATGACTGAGCCAGGCTGGTTTGTCTCAGTCATTGAAGTGACCGAGAGACACAGCTGAGGGTGCCTTTGAGAGGGGGTGCCCTGCAAAGCCAAGTGAGTCTTCAGTCTCATCGCTGCgagctgctccccacccccctgTGGTCAGGAAAGGAACATTCTCACTTTTCCCAGGAGCCCTGTCATTCAGGGGCTTGTGGCCCCTGCAGCTAGGAGAGCCCAGGCGGAGCATTGGGGGGCCGGGTCAGGCGGCCAGGGAGCCACTGGCCACACTCGCCTGCATCTCCTCATCCCGGGTCAGGGCTGGGGCTCTGGGGACTGGGGCAGCCCAGGCTGGCTCCCGTGGCTGGGCTCTGCATTGTCCTGCCTTTGCAGCCCTGTTGAAGGGTCCGTCCCAGCCTTGGACGCTCGCTGGTCACCTGTTCCCGAGGAGTGAAGAAATGGCGCACACCCACACGCTTGTTGGCGGGGTTTCCCTGCGTGGTTTCCCAGAGGAGACGCCGGCACTGGCACCTTGAGGGGAGCATATGTCGGCGGCCCCGGCAGGTGCAGCCATGCCCCTGACTTGCTGCTATGCTCCCCAGGTGTTGGCAGATGCTGTGGCCCGCTTGGTCCTCGATAAGTTTGGTGACCTGACAGACAACTTCTCCTCCCCGCATGCTCGTAGGAAAGTCCTCTCCGGGGTTGTCATGACAACAGGTAAGCCTCTGGTGCTGTTGGTCCGCCTCATTTCATCGCACGATGGGGGGACGCTGCCAGGGGGTGGTCGTCCTCACAGCGTCTGCCGGGTTCAGGAGCTGCACCATGTCGTTTCCCTGAATGTTCATCTTTTGAACCTGAGTGTGTCTCACTGGAGAAAGTGACTGTATTCACGAGCGGTTCCTGTAGTGTTACAGGAATAGTTTTGACCTGCTCTGGGGAGCTGCACTTAGTCCAAATGTGGCCCCACTGAGTGAATGACCTTGGGCAGGAAACctgtgtttcctcatctgcaaaatggtggCAGTGTTGAGTGTGCACCTCACAAGTCATTGTGGAAGGAGGTGAACACACTTAGCTCTGGCCTCACCCGTGCGTGTCAAGTGCAGCATTCGCCCAGCTGATGCATGTGGCTCTGTGGCCTGCGGTCTGTCGGCAGGTTTGTGAGACGGATCGCTCCGTGCCCACCACGCTGACCAGCACGCTGTGAATTACGGCCGCTTTCCCTTTCGTCCCCCTGGGGGCTGGTGTGCCATTGCTCCTAGCCTCTTCAGTGCTCCGATAGTGATTTCAGGGTTGTTACCAGGCCAGTTAGCCTACCATTACAGTG is part of the Manis pentadactyla isolate mManPen7 chromosome 1, mManPen7.hap1, whole genome shotgun sequence genome and harbors:
- the ADARB1 gene encoding double-stranded RNA-specific editase 1 isoform X1; this encodes MDVEDEENMSPSSTDVKDSCHQDSASTEDGSALRPGEGGPLPNGGGGGASRKRPLDEGSNGHVRFRLKKRRRAPGPALPKNALMQLNEIKPGLQYTLLSQTGPVHAPLFVMSVEVNGQVFEGSGPTKKKAKLHAAEKALRSFVQFPNASEAHLAMGRTLSTHTDFTSDQADFPDTLFNGFETPNRSEVPFYLGANGDDSFSSSGDLSLSASPVPACLVQPPLPVPPPFPPPSGKNPVMILNELRPGLKYDFLSESGESHAKSFVMSVVVDGQFFEGSGRNKKLAKARAAQSALATIFNLHLDQTPSRQPIPSEGLQLHLPQVLADAVARLVLDKFGDLTDNFSSPHARRKVLSGVVMTTGTDVKDAKVISVSTGTKCINGEYMSDRGLALNDCHAEIISRRSLLRFLYTQLELYLNNKDDQKRSIFQKSERGGFRLKENVQFHLYISTSPCGDARIFSPHEPILEEPADRHPNRKARGQLRTKIESGEGTIPVRSHASIQTWDGVLQGERLLTMSCSDKMARWNVVGVQGSLLSIFVEPIYFSSIILGSLYHGDHLSRAMYQRISNIDDLPPLYTLNKPLLSGISNAEARQPGKAPNFSVNWTVGDAAIEVINATTGKDELGRASRLCKHALYCRWMRVHSKVPPHSLRSKVTKPSAYHESKLAAKEYQTAKACLFRAFIKAGLGAWVEKPPEQDQFSLTA